The Flavobacterium piscisymbiosum genome includes a region encoding these proteins:
- a CDS encoding ferredoxin--NADP reductase, with translation MPSFLKLIIKEVKRETNDAVSVLFNVPEELKPDYKFIAGQYINLKLTLDNQEIRRAYSICSAPESGELRIAVKAVKNGLFSQFANTRLKAGDVLEVGHPEGVFTFEPDAERQKNYAAFVAGSGITPVLSIIKSVLKSEPKSSFVLVYGNKTPEETIFYQELHDLQLQYVGRFFVHYVFSQAKAENALFGRIEKSSVNFVLNNKHKELQFDKFFLCGPEEMINTVSAILKEKNVKESAIKFELFTSSSQENEIKASLEGHTKITVLVDDDEVSFEMSQKQTILDAALKQGIDAPYSCQGGICSSCLARVTSGSAEMTKNSILTDKEIASGLILTCQAHPTSESIYVDYDDV, from the coding sequence ATGCCTTCATTCTTAAAACTTATAATTAAAGAGGTAAAACGCGAAACAAACGACGCGGTTTCTGTACTTTTTAATGTTCCCGAAGAACTAAAACCTGACTATAAATTTATAGCCGGGCAATACATAAATTTAAAATTAACTCTTGATAATCAAGAAATTCGTCGTGCATATTCTATTTGTTCTGCACCAGAAAGCGGCGAATTGCGAATTGCAGTAAAAGCAGTAAAAAACGGTTTGTTTTCTCAGTTTGCAAATACCAGACTTAAAGCAGGCGATGTTCTTGAAGTTGGTCATCCGGAAGGAGTTTTTACTTTTGAACCAGATGCTGAAAGACAAAAAAACTACGCAGCTTTTGTTGCCGGAAGCGGAATTACTCCTGTGCTTTCGATCATAAAATCGGTTTTGAAAAGTGAACCAAAAAGTTCATTTGTATTGGTTTACGGAAATAAAACTCCTGAAGAAACTATTTTTTACCAGGAATTGCATGATTTGCAATTGCAATATGTAGGTCGTTTTTTCGTGCATTATGTTTTTAGTCAGGCTAAAGCCGAAAATGCTTTGTTTGGGAGAATCGAGAAATCTTCAGTAAATTTTGTGCTGAACAACAAACACAAAGAATTACAATTTGATAAATTTTTCTTGTGCGGACCAGAAGAAATGATCAATACTGTTTCTGCAATTTTGAAGGAGAAAAACGTAAAAGAATCCGCTATTAAGTTTGAGCTTTTTACTTCTTCATCTCAGGAAAATGAAATAAAAGCTTCATTAGAAGGACATACAAAGATTACTGTTTTAGTAGATGATGACGAAGTTTCGTTCGAAATGTCTCAAAAACAAACGATATTAGATGCGGCTCTTAAACAAGGAATCGACGCTCCATATTCTTGTCAGGGCGGAATTTGCAGCAGCTGTCTTGCTCGTGTAACTTCAGGAAGTGCCGAAATGACCAAAAACTCAATTTTGACAGATAAAGAAATCGCTTCAGGTTTAATCTTAACGTGTCAGGCGCACCCAACATCAGAGTCTATTTATGTAGATTATGATGATGTTTAG
- a CDS encoding DUF5687 family protein: MIKKFIYLEWKAFTRSASFGANVAMKILIGFLMVYFSVLFIGMGVGAFYVLRKMNLEPLSTINQFLIYYFLFDLVVRLLMQAIPVLNIKPLLVLPFKKPTIVHFSLGKTALSFFNWVHALFFIPFSIVLAMEGYDVTGIIFWLLAAFSLVYINNFLNIILSNIDKLFVVFIGVIMALGAAQYYKVFDITTFTTPVFQGFYETKGLFIIPILALAGLYVFTVKYFKNNLFLDAGLSKKEDIATTENLSWLNQFGTLGTFLKNDIKLIKRNKRSKTTIFMSVFFLFYGFIFFGNTHQPEVMHIFAGIFVSGGFLFVFGQFVPSWDSSYYQLMMTQNIPYRGYITSKWWLIVIGTIISTIIASFYLFFGWEIYLTIVIGAIYNIGVNSHLVLLGGAFTKTPIDLSSAGGAFGDKKAFNVSAMLLTLPKLLLPLGLYAIGLYLGNKTIGLALVAGAGVLGFILKDKVFSLIEKRYKIEKYSTISAYKQKN; the protein is encoded by the coding sequence ATGATTAAAAAGTTTATTTATCTCGAATGGAAAGCCTTTACCAGATCTGCATCCTTTGGTGCAAATGTGGCAATGAAAATTTTAATAGGTTTTTTGATGGTCTATTTCTCGGTACTTTTTATCGGGATGGGCGTTGGAGCATTTTATGTATTACGAAAAATGAATCTCGAACCCTTATCGACTATCAATCAATTTTTAATTTATTATTTTCTTTTTGATCTTGTAGTGCGCTTGTTAATGCAGGCAATTCCGGTATTGAATATAAAACCATTATTGGTTTTACCTTTCAAAAAACCAACCATTGTTCATTTCTCTTTAGGCAAAACAGCTTTGTCTTTTTTTAATTGGGTTCATGCCCTTTTCTTCATCCCTTTTTCGATTGTGCTAGCCATGGAAGGTTATGATGTTACAGGAATTATTTTTTGGCTTTTAGCGGCATTTTCTTTAGTCTATATCAATAATTTCCTGAATATTATTTTAAGTAATATCGATAAATTATTTGTTGTTTTTATTGGAGTTATTATGGCTTTGGGAGCAGCACAATATTATAAAGTATTTGATATTACGACTTTTACAACGCCTGTTTTTCAGGGATTCTATGAAACAAAAGGATTGTTTATAATTCCAATTTTGGCATTAGCCGGACTGTATGTATTTACGGTTAAGTATTTCAAAAACAATCTGTTTTTAGATGCCGGACTTTCTAAAAAAGAAGATATCGCAACAACCGAAAATCTTTCCTGGCTCAATCAGTTTGGAACTTTAGGAACCTTTCTAAAAAATGATATCAAACTGATTAAGAGGAACAAAAGATCAAAAACGACGATATTTATGAGTGTTTTCTTTTTGTTCTACGGATTCATCTTTTTCGGAAACACACATCAGCCTGAGGTAATGCATATTTTTGCAGGGATTTTTGTTTCCGGAGGATTTCTATTCGTCTTTGGTCAGTTTGTACCAAGTTGGGACAGCTCATATTATCAATTAATGATGACACAAAATATTCCGTATCGCGGTTATATTACTTCAAAATGGTGGCTTATTGTTATTGGTACTATTATTTCAACCATTATCGCTTCGTTTTATCTTTTTTTCGGATGGGAAATTTACTTAACTATTGTTATTGGAGCCATTTATAATATTGGAGTAAACTCGCACTTAGTACTTTTAGGCGGAGCATTTACCAAAACTCCTATCGATTTAAGTTCGGCCGGCGGTGCTTTTGGAGATAAAAAAGCCTTTAATGTTAGTGCGATGTTATTGACTTTACCAAAACTATTATTGCCATTAGGACTTTATGCAATCGGTCTTTATTTAGGAAACAAAACCATCGGATTAGCGTTAGTTGCCGGAGCCGGAGTTTTAGGTTTTATCTTAAAAGACAAAGTTTTTTCATTAATCGAAAAAAGATATAAAATCGAGAAATACAGTACGATAAGTGCTTATAAACAAAAGAACTAA
- a CDS encoding ABC transporter ATP-binding protein, giving the protein MIQVNQLSKQYNGTTVLNINNLEIPKGQSFGLVGNNGAGKTTFFSLLLDLIQPSTGNITSNSIQVNTSENWKSFTGSFLDESFLIGYLTPEEYFYFIGDLRHQNKADIDALLKQHEEFFNGEILNNKKYLRDLSKGNQKKVGIIATLIGNPEVVILDEPFANLDPTTVSRLKKIIKDLADNPNVTVLVSSHDLQHTVEVCDRIVALNKGEVVKDIQTSKETLQELESFFAV; this is encoded by the coding sequence ATGATACAAGTAAATCAACTTTCAAAACAATATAACGGAACTACAGTTTTAAATATTAACAACCTTGAAATTCCAAAAGGACAAAGCTTTGGCTTAGTGGGTAATAACGGTGCAGGAAAAACAACTTTCTTTAGTTTGTTATTAGATCTTATTCAGCCTTCGACAGGAAATATTACAAGTAATTCTATTCAGGTAAATACGAGCGAAAACTGGAAATCTTTTACAGGATCTTTTCTTGATGAAAGTTTTCTGATAGGTTACTTAACACCAGAGGAATACTTTTATTTTATTGGAGATTTGCGTCATCAAAATAAAGCCGATATTGATGCTTTATTAAAGCAACATGAAGAATTTTTTAATGGAGAGATTCTGAACAATAAAAAATATTTAAGAGATTTATCAAAAGGGAATCAGAAAAAAGTGGGGATTATTGCCACACTTATAGGAAATCCTGAAGTGGTAATCTTAGACGAACCTTTTGCCAATTTAGATCCAACAACCGTAAGCCGATTAAAAAAAATAATAAAAGATTTAGCCGATAATCCAAATGTTACAGTGCTGGTTTCCAGTCATGATTTGCAGCATACAGTAGAGGTTTGCGATAGAATTGTGGCTCTTAATAAAGGCGAAGTGGTGAAGGATATTCAAACTTCAAAAGAAACCTTACAAGAACTGGAATCGTTTTTTGCGGTTTAA